The following proteins are co-located in the Microbulbifer sp. VAAF005 genome:
- a CDS encoding flavodoxin family protein: protein MKRIGVVYHSVSGCSKALAESVVEGVNTVEKCIGVALEVQGESIDQGRYKDQSLLVQLDQCEAIVMGSPTFMGTVSAQFKAFMDAASERYGDRCWLDKLATGFTVGSNFSGDQLGTIRTLQVFAAQMGMLWVPLDILPSQDSLGRNRGGCQSGLVAVAERAGEIHELDRLTAVHLGHRMADLALRISDFRATPFE from the coding sequence ATGAAGAGGATAGGTGTTGTTTACCATTCTGTATCTGGCTGCAGCAAAGCTCTTGCGGAGTCTGTGGTGGAGGGGGTTAACACGGTAGAGAAGTGCATCGGTGTTGCCCTTGAGGTTCAAGGGGAGAGCATTGATCAAGGACGTTATAAAGACCAGTCATTATTAGTTCAGTTGGATCAATGTGAAGCTATAGTAATGGGTTCGCCGACCTTTATGGGTACTGTCTCCGCTCAATTCAAAGCATTTATGGATGCAGCAAGTGAGCGCTATGGAGATCGATGCTGGTTGGATAAGTTAGCTACAGGATTCACCGTAGGCAGTAATTTTAGCGGTGATCAATTAGGTACCATCAGGACACTACAGGTCTTTGCTGCACAAATGGGCATGTTGTGGGTTCCCTTGGATATTTTACCGAGTCAAGATTCCCTGGGTAGAAACCGAGGTGGCTGTCAGTCGGGCTTGGTAGCTGTCGCTGAAAGGGCTGGAGAAATTCATGAGTTGGACCGACTTACAGCTGTACATTTAGGTCATCGAATGGCGGACTTAGCACTACGAATTTCCGATTTTAGGGCTACGCCTTTTGAGTAG
- a CDS encoding arylamine N-acetyltransferase translates to MAISGINLQKYLDRINFEGVPVANLKCLQALVTQHVRTIPFENATSFLGSPVNIELSSIEAKLIEQKRGGYCYEHNALLGAALRQMGFKVTDLAARVLWQMPIGHQAAQSHMILMVELEGSRFLIDVGFGSNTLTAPLNIDSSDRQSTPHGVYRFTLIDDDYLLEVTTDSGWQPMYSFDLKPKTHGDYKIGNWYCSTHPESRFVKHLIVARSFPEGRHTLFNRQLSYQPLLGSKSVVMLADFDELRATLLDVFGIKVPAGREIDQKLGRIFELDGIAERVI, encoded by the coding sequence ATGGCTATCTCTGGTATTAATTTGCAGAAATATTTAGATCGTATCAATTTTGAAGGAGTGCCAGTTGCTAACTTAAAGTGCCTGCAGGCATTAGTGACCCAGCATGTTCGTACTATTCCATTCGAGAATGCCACTTCATTCTTGGGAAGCCCCGTCAATATTGAGTTGAGTTCTATTGAGGCCAAGCTGATAGAGCAAAAACGAGGGGGGTATTGCTATGAACATAATGCCTTGTTAGGGGCTGCGCTTAGACAAATGGGTTTCAAAGTTACAGACCTTGCGGCACGGGTTCTTTGGCAAATGCCTATTGGGCATCAAGCTGCCCAATCTCACATGATCCTGATGGTGGAACTTGAGGGGTCTCGCTTTCTGATCGATGTTGGATTTGGCAGTAACACTTTGACTGCACCATTGAATATAGATTCTAGTGATCGTCAGAGCACACCGCACGGTGTTTACCGCTTTACTTTAATAGATGATGATTACCTGTTAGAGGTCACAACCGATAGTGGTTGGCAACCTATGTACAGCTTTGACTTGAAACCTAAAACTCATGGTGATTATAAAATTGGTAATTGGTATTGTTCAACGCATCCTGAATCCAGGTTTGTAAAGCACTTGATTGTCGCTCGGTCTTTCCCAGAGGGACGGCATACACTTTTCAATAGACAGTTAAGCTATCAGCCACTTTTAGGCTCCAAGAGTGTTGTCATGTTGGCGGATTTCGATGAGCTTCGGGCTACTTTACTAGATGTTTTTGGGATAAAAGTACCAGCAGGCAGGGAAATTGATCAAAAGTTAGGCCGGATATTTGAGTTAGACGGTATAGCGGAGCGAGTCATATGA